One genomic window of Peromyscus maniculatus bairdii isolate BWxNUB_F1_BW_parent chromosome 2, HU_Pman_BW_mat_3.1, whole genome shotgun sequence includes the following:
- the Tas1r3 gene encoding taste receptor type 1 member 3 — translation MPSLAVLSLSLAALLGLGMGASLCLSQQFKAQGDYILGGLFPLGSTEQDTLYQRTRPNGILCTRFSPLGLFLVMAMKMAVEEINNGSALLPGLRLGYDLFDTCSEPVVTMKPSLMFLAKVGSQSIAAYCNYTQYQPRVLAVIGPHSSELALITGKFFSFFLMPQVSYSASMDRLSDRETFPSFFRTVPSDRVQLEAVVALLQNFSWNWVAALGSDDDYGREGLSIFSGLANARGICIAHEGLVPLHGTSSQQLGKVVDVLHQVNQSKVQVVVLFASSRAVYSLFNYSIHHGLSSKVWVASESWLTSDLVMTLPNVARVGTVLGFLQRGALLPEFSHYVETRLALAADPTFCASLNAELDLEEQVMGQRCPQCDNITLQNLSSGLMQNLSAGQLHHQIFATYAAVYSVAQALHNTLQCNISSCPTAEPVQPWQLLENMYNMSFHARDLTLQFDAKGNVDMEYDLKMWVWQSSTPALHTVGTFNGTLQLQHSKMHWPGNQVPVSQCSRQCKDGQVRRVKGFHSCCYDCVDCKAGSYRKHPDDFTCTPCNHDQWSPEKSTSCLPRRPKFLAWGEPVVLSLLLLLCLVLGLALASLGLFVHHRDSPLVQASGGSLFCFGLVCLSLFCLSVLLFPGRPSSANCLAQQPLAHLPLTGCLSTLFLQAAEIFVESELPLSWANWLCSCLRGSWAWLVVLLAILVEATLCAWYLTAFPPEVVTDWWVLPTEVLEHCHMRSWVSLGLVHITNATLAFLCFLGTFLVQSQPGRYNRARGLTFAMLAYFIIWVSFVPLLANVHVAYQPAVQMGAILLCALGILATFHLPKCYVLLWLPKLNTQEFFLGGSPKEAADGNNSGGGVVTTQGHNE, via the exons ATGCCAAGCCTGGCTGTTCTGAGCCTCAGCCTGGCTGCTCTCCTGGGCCTTGGGATGGGAGCCTCCTTGTGCCTGTCACAGCAATTCAAGGCACAAGGGGACTACATACTGGGTGGGCTATTTCCCCTGGGCTCAACTGAGCAGGACACTCTTTACCAGAGAACACGACCCAATGGCATCCTGTGCACCAG GTTCTCACCCCTTGGTCTGTTCCTGGTCATGGCTATGAAGATGGCTGTGGAGGAGATCAACAATGGATCTGCCTTGCTCCCTGGACTGCGCCTGGGCTATGACTTATTTGACACATGCTCAGAGCCGGTGGTCACCATGAAGCCCAGTCTCATGTTCCTGGCAAAGGTGGGCAGTCAAAGCATTGCTGCCTACTGCAACTATACACAGTACCAGCCCCGTGTGCTGGCTGTCATTGGGCCCCACTCATCAGAGCTTGCCCTAATTACAGGCAAGTTCTTCAGCTTCTTCCTCATGCCACAG GTCAGCTATAGCGCCAGCATGGATCGGCTAAGTGACCGGGAAACATTTCCATCCTTCTTCCGCACAGTGCCCAGTGACCGGGTGCAGCTGGAGGCTGTTGTGGCTCTGTTGCAGAATTTCAGCTGGAACTGGGTAGCTGCCCTAGGTAGTGACGATGACTATGGCCGGGAAGGTCTGAGCATCTTTTCTGGCCTGGCCAATGCACGAGGTATCTGCATTGCACATGAGGGCCTGGTGCCACTGCATGGCACCAGTAGCCAACAGCTTGGCAAGGTGGTGGACGTGTTACACCAAGTGAACCAAAGCAAAGTGcaggtggtggtgctgtttgCCTCCTCCCGTGCTGTCTACTCCCTTTTTAACTATAGCATCCATCATGGCCTCTCATCCAAGGTATGGGTGGCTAGTGAATcctggctgacctctgacctggtCATGACACTACCCAATGTTGCCCGTGTAGGCACTGTGCTTGGGTTTCTGCAGCGAGGTGCCCTGCTGCCCGAATTCTCCCATTATGTGGAGACCCGCCTTGCCCTGGCTGCTGACCCAACATTCTGTGCCTCACTGAATGCTGAGTTGGACCTGGAAGAGCAAGTGATGGGGCAACGCTGTCCACAGTGTGACAACATCACGCTGCAGAATCTGTCATCTGGACTGATGCAGAACCTATCAGCTGGGCAGTTGCACCACCAGATTTTTGCAACCTATGCAGCTGTGTACAGTGTGGCCCAGGCTCTTCACAACACCCTACAGTGCAATATCTCAAGTTGCCCCACAGCAGAGCCTGTTCAACCCTGGCAG CTCCTGGAGAACATGTACAACATGAGTTTCCATGCTCGAGACTTGACACTGCAGTTTGATGCTAAAGGGAATGTAGACATGGAGTATGACCTGAAGATGTGGGTGTGGCAGAGCTCTACACCTGCATTACATACTGTGGGCACTTTCAACGGCACTCTTCAGCTGCAGCACTCCAAGATGCACTGGCCAGGGAACCAG GTGCCAGTGTCCCAGTGCTCCAGGCAGTGCAAAGATGGCCAGGTGCGCAGAGTAAAGGGCTTCCATTCCTGCTGCTATGACTGTGTGGACTGCAAGGCAGGCAGCTACCGGAAGCATCCAG ATGATTTCACCTGTACTCCATGTAACCATGACCAGTGGTCCCCAGAGAAAAGCACGAGCTGCTTGCCTCGCAGGCCTAAGTTCCTGGCCTGGGGAGAGCCAGTTGTgctgtcactgctgctgctgctgtgcctggTGCTAGGCCTAGCACTGGCCTCCCTGGGGCTCTTTGTCCATCACCGGGACAGCCCTCTTGTTCAGGCCTCAGGTGGGTCACTGTTCTGCTTTGGCCTGGTCTGCCTAAGCctcttctgcctcagtgtccttcTGTTCCCAGGACGGCCAAGCTCTGCCAACTGCCTTGCTCAACAGCCATTGGCTCACCTTCCTCTCACAGGCTGCCTGAGCACGCTCTTCCTGCAAGCAGCTGAAATCTTTGTGGAGTCTGAGTTGCCACTGAGCTGGGCAAACTGGCTATGTAGCTGCCTTCGGGGATCCTGGGCTTGGCTGGTAGTCCTGCTGGCCATTCTTGTGGAGGCAACACTATGCGCCTGGTACTTGACAGCTTTCCCACCAGAGGTGGTGACAGACTGGTGGGTGCTGCCTACAGAAGTACTGGAGCACTGCCACATGCGTTCCTGGGTCAGCCTAGGCTTGGTACACATCACCAATGCAACACtggccttcctctgcttcctgggcacTTTCCTAGTACAGAGCCAGCCTGGTCGCTACAACCGTGCCCGTGGTCTCACCTTCGCCATGCTAGCTTATTTCATCATCTGGGTCTCTTTTGTGCCCCTCCTGGCCAATGTACATGTGGCTTACCAGCCAGCTGTGCAGATGGGTGCCATTCTACTCTGTGCCCTGGGCATTCTGGCCACCTTCCACCTGCCCAAGTGCTATGTGCTTCTGTGGCTGCCAAAGCTCAACACTCAGGAGTTCTTCCTGGGGGGGAGCCCCAAGgaagcagcagatgggaacaacagtgggggaggggtggtaaCAACTCAGGGCCACAATGAGTGA
- the Cptp gene encoding ceramide-1-phosphate transfer protein isoform X1 — MCDALGRKETEKQEAVAAANSAGTDQITSLKGKEQPCQDLWVQDPSRAQQGQIGLWESLQLLRKALSPCWKMDGPETDFNLKVVLVSFKQCLTEEGEVLLDHYIASWKGLVRFLNSLGAVFSFISKDVVSKLQIMEHLRKSPQYEHYTSLQSMVAYEVGNKLVDIDRSSRSRYPNSGCRTVLRLHRALHWLRLFLEGLRTSPEDARTSTLCSDAYNATLAAYHSWIIRQAVTVAFCALPTRKVFLEAMNVGSSEQAVEMLGEALPFIEHVYDISQKLYAEHSLLDLP; from the exons ATGTGTG ATGctctaggaagaaaagaaacagaaaagcaagaagCAGTAGCAGCTGCAAACAGTGCAGGAACTGACCAGATTACTAGCCTGAAGGGCAAGGAGCAGCCATGTCAAGATCTGTGGGTACAGGATCCATCAAGGGCACAGCAAGGTCAAATTGGCTTGTGGGAGAGCTTGCAGCTCCTGAGGAAGGCACTCAG CCCATGTTGGAAGATGGATGGCCCAGAGACAGATTTCAACCTTAAAGTCGTCTTGGTCAGCTTCAAGCAGTGTCTCACTGAGGAGGGAGAGGTGCTGCTGGACCACTATATCGCCAGCTGGAAGGGACTTGTCAG GTTTCTGAACAGCCTGGGTGCCGTCTTCTCATTCATTTCCAAGGATGTGGTCTCAAAGCTGCAGATAATGGAACATCTGAGGAAGAGCCCACAGTATGAACACTACACTAGCTTGCAGTCCATGGTAGCCTATGAGGTGGGCAACAAGCTGGTGGACATAGATAGAAGCTCCCGTTCCCGATACCCTAACTCAGGCTGCCGGACTGTGCTGCGCCTACATCGTGCTCTGCACTGGCTACGACTGTTCCTGGAAGGCCTACGCACCAGCCCTGAGGATGCTCGTACCTCCACACTCTGCAGTGATGCCTATAATGCCACACTGGCTGCCTATCACTCCTGGATCATACGTCAAGCTGTCACTGTGgctttctgtgccctgcccacACGCAAGGTCTTCCTCGAGGCCATGAATGTGGGGTCCTCTGAGCAAGCAGTGGAGATGCTGGGAGAGGCCCTACCCTTCATTGAGCACGTGTATGACATCTCCCAGAAGCTCTATGCTGAGCACTCCCTGCTAGACCTGCCTTAG
- the Cptp gene encoding ceramide-1-phosphate transfer protein isoform X2, translating to MDGPETDFNLKVVLVSFKQCLTEEGEVLLDHYIASWKGLVRFLNSLGAVFSFISKDVVSKLQIMEHLRKSPQYEHYTSLQSMVAYEVGNKLVDIDRSSRSRYPNSGCRTVLRLHRALHWLRLFLEGLRTSPEDARTSTLCSDAYNATLAAYHSWIIRQAVTVAFCALPTRKVFLEAMNVGSSEQAVEMLGEALPFIEHVYDISQKLYAEHSLLDLP from the exons ATGGATGGCCCAGAGACAGATTTCAACCTTAAAGTCGTCTTGGTCAGCTTCAAGCAGTGTCTCACTGAGGAGGGAGAGGTGCTGCTGGACCACTATATCGCCAGCTGGAAGGGACTTGTCAG GTTTCTGAACAGCCTGGGTGCCGTCTTCTCATTCATTTCCAAGGATGTGGTCTCAAAGCTGCAGATAATGGAACATCTGAGGAAGAGCCCACAGTATGAACACTACACTAGCTTGCAGTCCATGGTAGCCTATGAGGTGGGCAACAAGCTGGTGGACATAGATAGAAGCTCCCGTTCCCGATACCCTAACTCAGGCTGCCGGACTGTGCTGCGCCTACATCGTGCTCTGCACTGGCTACGACTGTTCCTGGAAGGCCTACGCACCAGCCCTGAGGATGCTCGTACCTCCACACTCTGCAGTGATGCCTATAATGCCACACTGGCTGCCTATCACTCCTGGATCATACGTCAAGCTGTCACTGTGgctttctgtgccctgcccacACGCAAGGTCTTCCTCGAGGCCATGAATGTGGGGTCCTCTGAGCAAGCAGTGGAGATGCTGGGAGAGGCCCTACCCTTCATTGAGCACGTGTATGACATCTCCCAGAAGCTCTATGCTGAGCACTCCCTGCTAGACCTGCCTTAG